Within the Cololabis saira isolate AMF1-May2022 chromosome 22, fColSai1.1, whole genome shotgun sequence genome, the region attaataatatcagaaaagtgttttttattgttgtgttttgatgtatttgatgtaagcccagtggatatttaaagcttacagaatgctgcatttaactgctgctatgtcattcctgcagtatttctgcaggtgttttggtcagtgatattatttgtaatatattatattatttgtaatcagcacaaattatctgtccccatatgataaaatccaccatcccccctgatttttttttttacaactcgagtactgattacggGTACAAGTTCTTCTGCCGTTCACCCACCAGGTAGCTCTTCAGACGGATAAACTCCACCCGGGTCTCCAGGTACTGGCTGGAGTTGCGGCCCAGAATCTTGATGAACTCCACGAGGTCGGAGCAGAACTTGTATCCTCCCTTCAGGACGCACAGCACCATGATGTTGTTGTCCCTGAAGTCCTCCATGATGTAGTGGGCCAGCCGCTCTATCCTGCAGGAGAAAGCACGTCACTGAAAATCCCCCCGGCCCGGGAGGCGACTTTAGAAACGCCGGCTGCCCTGACCTGTTCATGATGACCCCGTGAGGAAGATAAACGCTCTCTATGTCCTCGTGGTAGTGCTCCGGGTAGGTGAACAGGTCCAGACTGTAGCCGGGCCAGTTGTCTTTTATCTACgacgcagaggtgtcaaaagtattcacattcattactcaggtagaagtatagatactagagtttaaaatactcctgtagaagttgaagtatcaactcaagttttttacccaagtaaaagtataaaagtactggtttcaaaactacttaaagtataaagtaaaagtaaggggaaaaaagccattaaggacaaaagccattgaaaatgaatgtatcttagtataatgcaaatatattaaagaaccatatatgtgtactattgagcattaacatgtgtttcagagagcaggagatatgatgactagttgcctataagtattgtaatggtgcaaaaagtcaaacttcagaggcatgttatcatttatcctaacctttattggaatgtacatccaagtttagttgcaggaatctgagggaacggatgtaagaacaaaactggacaagaacatctgtgccacaactaGAGCTGGGtatatcgattcaaatgtcaagaatcgattcgattccgattcttaagattcagaatcgattatcaccatttgattcgatattgatttggcttagtgttgcctggattatatgactgtaaaataactattgaaataataatttcacaataattattgtgaaataactaagaaataaataactcaaataggcatttcaatatccatttaaagtgcaaaaaaagaaagaaattgcaacagctcaagcagtaaacaaattattttagcttgtctgatttattctgtcaccagacacacagctggacatgaagcaccggcatttttcaggtatttcatgacaaaccgtgtccgataacagagaaaccaaacaagctatagtaaatatagataatatg harbors:
- the LOC133423311 gene encoding phosphoribosyltransferase domain-containing protein 1-like, coding for MSAPQQVDNAGMKRGIVIKDNWPGYSLDLFTYPEHYHEDIESVYLPHGVIMNRIERLAHYIMEDFRDNNIMVLCVLKGGYKFCSDLVEFIKILGRNSSQYLETRVEFIRLKSYLNDQSTEGPAHRRKQ